One Thunnus maccoyii chromosome 14, fThuMac1.1, whole genome shotgun sequence genomic window carries:
- the LOC121911187 gene encoding transient receptor potential channel pyrexia, whose protein sequence is MKRGARAGLTGLQNPGLELETKGNTNTVQVSPEGSRSPVAAAVKAAARWASYSCGRWKQRRRRLKGVVLETRYRGLAEDDEEQRDQTDKTNKNYQLNKKLLDHFRHLAATNQDTDQVDLQFVDEVMSDGADPNSSDRYGQTVLHEISRAWSVDVMRFFLDRGSDLLRPDKFGVTPLHVAAAMDYQEMVQFLLDRQADLEARTLQDQQTPLHYAAKNDAVSTIRLLLQAGASISCTDYKQRTPLQLAANLERSEAARVLLELGAEAGIKDSDGQLCITALIGRMSPVAQLALNQFQVTDRMTRQRYYYLNLLEPEPNSPESNLQDAVISEPTSPLELVVQQGKLDLIMNPVFLKLIQVKWELYGRLGAWLLLILNFLFNVAWTTVAISVSVHRESPQRYVFPEDWWRVLLVVLALLVTLEEVLRELLDILRSRKKLRLWQRWAELRVHDDLRCSHPMWPQEAVFLLNQNKRIHKMRGNYSRDLWNVFDWLAYTLLAVSFGVHMADVVRPSVHLHSISLRLFAITIIFLWLRLMKHVRAFRLMGPFIVMLGNIIGDVMRFLFLYAEIFIPYACAFWVIFGGSSSVPSMQSVSGLLFSLYRITLVDEYEYAAMVKVDDIMAPLLCGTFLAASSILCVNLLIALLTDTFQRVHDNSQANAVMQQAAVILQVEESMPHLRRFYDNQYISNQCAPLADAYTDDVTTTPRYDDEKCRITAQIKETLDQFLVLQRDMGTAGVSGAHKDQDQELQDKQLQDQELQDKQLQDQELQDPELQDKQLQDKQLQDQELQKQELRDIRAELKQLRSLVQQLVQSRTDSL, encoded by the exons ATGAAGAGGGGGGCCCGGGCCGGTCTGACAGGTCTGCAGAATCCTGGACTGGAACTCGAGACGAAAGGAAACACCAACACAGTCCAG GTGTCTCCTGAGGGCTCCAGGTCTCCGGTGGCTGCAGCAGTGAAGGCTGCAGCTCGCTGGGCGTCGTACTCCTGCGGCCgctggaagcagagaagaagaagactgaaAG GAGTTGTGCTGGAGACGAGGTACAGAGGTCTGgctgaggatgatgaagagcaGAGAGACCAAACcgacaagacaaataaaaactatcAACTGAATAAAAAACTGCTGGATCACTTCAGACACCTGGCTGCTACCAACCAGGACACCGACCAG GTCGACCTTCAGTTTGTGGATGAAGTGATGTCAGATGGAGCCGATCCAAACAGCTCCGACAGATACGGACAAACCGTCCTGCACGAG ATCTCCAGGGCGTGGAGTGTGGATGTGATGCGGTTCTTCCTGGACCGGGGCTCAGACCTCCTCAGGCCGGATAAGTTTggagtcacaccgctgcacgTGGCCGCGGCGATGGACTACCAGGAGATGGTTCAGTTCCTGCTGGACAGACAAG ctgACCTGGAGGCTCGGACTCTTCAGGACCAGCAGACTCCTCTTCACTACGCCGCCAAGAACGATGCTGTGAGCACCATCCGACTGCTGCTGCAGGCCGGAGCCTCCATCAGCTGCACCGACTACAAACAGAGAACACCGCTGCAGCTCGCTGCCAACCTGG agcgCAGTGAAGCAGCTCGGGTCCTGTTGGAGCTCGGGGCGGAGGCAGGGATAAAGGACTCTGATGGACAGCTCTGTATAactgctctgattggtcggaTGAGTCCAGTG gCCCAGTTGGCCCTCAATCAGTTCCAAGTAACAGACAGAATGACCAGACAGCGGTACTACTACCTGAACCTGCTGGAACCAGAACCAAACTCACCTGAGAGCAACCTGCAAG ATGCAGTCATCAGTGAGCCGACGTCTCCA CTGGAGCTGGTGGTTCAGCAGGGCAAACTGGACCTCATCATGAACCCGGTCTTTCTCAAACTGATCCAGGTCAAATGGGAACTCTACGGCAG GCTGGGGGCGTGGCTTCTCCTCATCCTCAACTTCCTGTTCAATGTTGCCTGGACGACCGTTGCCATCTCTGTGTCCGTCCACCGAGAATCACCTCAACGCTACGTCTTCCCCGag GACTGGTGGCGGGTCCTCCTGGTGGTCCTGGCGCTGCTCGTGACCCTGGAGGAGGTGCTGAGGGAGCTGCTGGACATCCTGCGTTCCAGGAAGAAGCTCCGCCTCTGGCAGCGGTGGGCGGAGCTTCGTGTCCATGACGACCTGCGCTGCTCACATCCCATGTGGCCACAG GAGGCAGTTTTCCTTTTGAATCAGAACAAACGGATTCACAAGATGAGAGGAAACTACAGTCGAGACCTGTg gaACGTCTTTGATTGGCTGGCGTACACGCTGCTGGCGGTGTCGTTTGGCGTCCACATGGCAGACGTGGTTCGTCCGTCCGTCCATCTTCACAGCATCAGCCTGCGTCTGTTCGccatcaccatcatcttccTGTGGCTGCGGCTCATGAAGCACGTCAGAGCCTTCAG gttAATGGGTCCGTTCATCGTCATGTTGGGGAACATTATCGGGGATGTGATGCGTTTCCTGTTCCTGTACGCTGAGATCTTCATTCCCTACGCCTGCGCCTTCTGGGTCATATtcggag GCTCGTCATCAGTTCCCAGCATGCAGTCTGTCTCCGGCCTGCTGTTCAGTCTGTACCGCATCACTCTGGTGGATGAGTACGAGTACGCCGCCATGGTGAAGGTGGACGACATCATGGCTCCTCTGCTGTGTGGAACGTTCCTCGCTGCGTCCTCCATCCTGTGTGTCAACCTGCTGATCGCCCTGCTGACCGACACCTtccagag agtGCATGATAACTCGCAGGCCAACGCCGtgatgcagcaggcagctgtcaTCCTGCAGGTAGAGGAGTCCATGCCCCACCTCCGTCGTTTCTATGACAACCAGTACATCTCCAACCAATGTGCGCCGCTGGCCGACGCCTACACCGACGACGTCACAACGACCCCCCGTTACGATGACGAGAAGTGTCGGATCACTGCACAGATCAAA GAGACTCTGGATCAGTTCCTGGTCCTGCAGAGAGACATGGGAACAGCCGGAGTCTCGGG
- the LOC121911218 gene encoding protein quaking-B-like isoform X1, translating into MVGEMEGKEKPRPSPDYLMQLMNDKKLMSSLPNFCGIFQHLERLLDEEIRRVRKDMYNDTLNGSERSSELPDAVGPIVQLQEKLYVPVKEYPDFNFVGRILGPRGLTAKQLEAETGCKIMVRGKGSMRDKKKEEQNRGKPNWEHLNEDLHVLITVEDAQNRAEIKLKRAVEEVNKLLVPAAEGEDSLKKMQLMELAILNGTYRDANIKPSSLAFSLAASSQTPRVLSGPGPVLAPPTTLRTPAPAGPALMPLIRQIQTVLPNGTPHPGVSALMPPGAESGLIYATPYDYPYALAAPASILEYPLDSGGVLGDSMSSMTVCGVCRLVQVRWPLKFGDESCVSILTKGW; encoded by the exons ATGGTGGGGGAGATGGAGGGGAAGGAGAAGCCCAGGCCCAGTCCGGATTATCTGATGCAGCTCATGAACGACAAGAAGCTGATGAGCAGTCTGCCCAACTTCTGCGGCATCTTCCAGCATCTGGAGAGGCTGCTGGACGAGG AGATCAGGCGTGTCAGAAAGGACATGTACAACGACACTCTGAACGGTTCAGAGAGGAGCAGCGAGCTGCCGGACGCCGTCGGTCCCATCGTCCAACTGCAGGAGAAACTCTACGTCCCTGTGAAGGAATATCCtgat tttAACTTTGTCGGGAGGATTCTGGGTCCTCGCGGTCTGACGGCGAAGCAGCTGGAGGCGGAGACAGGATGTAAGATCATGGTGCGAGGGAAAGGATCCATGAGAGACAAGAAGAAG GAGGAGCAGAACCGAGGGAAGCCGAACTGGGAGCACCTGAACGAGGATCTCCATGTCCTCATCACGGTGGAAGACGCTCAGAACCGAGCGGAGATCAAACTCAAACGAGCCGTGGAGGAAGTCAACAAGCTGCTGGTGCCCGCG GCGGAGGGCGAGGACAGTCTGAAGAAGATGCAGCTGATGGAGTTAGCGATCCTGAACGGGACGTACAGAGACGCCAACATCAAACCAT cctccctTGCCTTCTCTCTTGCAGCTTCCTCTCAGACTCCTCGTGTCCTCTCTGGCCCCGGCCCGGTCCTTGCCCCGCCCACCACCCTGCGTACACCCGCCCCTGCAGGCCCCGCCCTCATGCCGCTGATTCGTCAGATCCAGACGGTCCTGCCCAATGGGACGCCTCACCCGGGCGTGTCGGCTCTGATGCCGCCGGGCGCTGAGTCAGGTCTGATCTACGCCACACCGTACGACTACCCGTATGCTCTGGCGGCCCCGGCCTCCATCTTGGAGTACCCCCTGGACTCTGGGGGGGTGTTAG GTGACTCCATGTCTTCCATGACGGTTTGTGGTGTCTGCCGTCTGGTGCAGGTGCGGTGGCCGCTAAAGTTCGGAGACGAGAGCTGCGTGTCCATCCTTACCAAAGGATGGTGA
- the LOC121911218 gene encoding protein quaking-like isoform X3: MVGEMEGKEKPRPSPDYLMQLMNDKKLMSSLPNFCGIFQHLERLLDEEIRRVRKDMYNDTLNGSERSSELPDAVGPIVQLQEKLYVPVKEYPDFNFVGRILGPRGLTAKQLEAETGCKIMVRGKGSMRDKKKEEQNRGKPNWEHLNEDLHVLITVEDAQNRAEIKLKRAVEEVNKLLVPAAEGEDSLKKMQLMELAILNGTYRDANIKPSSLAFSLAASSQTPRVLSGPGPVLAPPTTLRTPAPAGPALMPLIRQIQTVLPNGTPHPGVSALMPPGAESGLIYATPYDYPYALAAPASILEYPLDSGGVLGAVAAKVRRRELRVHPYQRMVTAGQAAAH, from the exons ATGGTGGGGGAGATGGAGGGGAAGGAGAAGCCCAGGCCCAGTCCGGATTATCTGATGCAGCTCATGAACGACAAGAAGCTGATGAGCAGTCTGCCCAACTTCTGCGGCATCTTCCAGCATCTGGAGAGGCTGCTGGACGAGG AGATCAGGCGTGTCAGAAAGGACATGTACAACGACACTCTGAACGGTTCAGAGAGGAGCAGCGAGCTGCCGGACGCCGTCGGTCCCATCGTCCAACTGCAGGAGAAACTCTACGTCCCTGTGAAGGAATATCCtgat tttAACTTTGTCGGGAGGATTCTGGGTCCTCGCGGTCTGACGGCGAAGCAGCTGGAGGCGGAGACAGGATGTAAGATCATGGTGCGAGGGAAAGGATCCATGAGAGACAAGAAGAAG GAGGAGCAGAACCGAGGGAAGCCGAACTGGGAGCACCTGAACGAGGATCTCCATGTCCTCATCACGGTGGAAGACGCTCAGAACCGAGCGGAGATCAAACTCAAACGAGCCGTGGAGGAAGTCAACAAGCTGCTGGTGCCCGCG GCGGAGGGCGAGGACAGTCTGAAGAAGATGCAGCTGATGGAGTTAGCGATCCTGAACGGGACGTACAGAGACGCCAACATCAAACCAT cctccctTGCCTTCTCTCTTGCAGCTTCCTCTCAGACTCCTCGTGTCCTCTCTGGCCCCGGCCCGGTCCTTGCCCCGCCCACCACCCTGCGTACACCCGCCCCTGCAGGCCCCGCCCTCATGCCGCTGATTCGTCAGATCCAGACGGTCCTGCCCAATGGGACGCCTCACCCGGGCGTGTCGGCTCTGATGCCGCCGGGCGCTGAGTCAGGTCTGATCTACGCCACACCGTACGACTACCCGTATGCTCTGGCGGCCCCGGCCTCCATCTTGGAGTACCCCCTGGACTCTGGGGGGGTGTTAG GTGCGGTGGCCGCTAAAGTTCGGAGACGAGAGCTGCGTGTCCATCCTTACCAAAGGATGGTGACCGCGGGCCAAG
- the LOC121911218 gene encoding protein quaking-B-like isoform X2 has product MVGEMEGKEKPRPSPDYLMQLMNDKKLMSSLPNFCGIFQHLERLLDEEIRRVRKDMYNDTLNGSERSSELPDAVGPIVQLQEKLYVPVKEYPDFNFVGRILGPRGLTAKQLEAETGCKIMVRGKGSMRDKKKEEQNRGKPNWEHLNEDLHVLITVEDAQNRAEIKLKRAVEEVNKLLVPAAEGEDSLKKMQLMELAILNGTYRDANIKPSSLAFSLAASSQTPRVLSGPGPVLAPPTTLRTPAPAGPALMPLIRQIQTVLPNGTPHPGVSALMPPGAESGLIYATPYDYPYALAAPASILEYPLDSGGVLGKPAPPCSCDCSPTPHHHPHGQWSPAPTLLLRHAS; this is encoded by the exons ATGGTGGGGGAGATGGAGGGGAAGGAGAAGCCCAGGCCCAGTCCGGATTATCTGATGCAGCTCATGAACGACAAGAAGCTGATGAGCAGTCTGCCCAACTTCTGCGGCATCTTCCAGCATCTGGAGAGGCTGCTGGACGAGG AGATCAGGCGTGTCAGAAAGGACATGTACAACGACACTCTGAACGGTTCAGAGAGGAGCAGCGAGCTGCCGGACGCCGTCGGTCCCATCGTCCAACTGCAGGAGAAACTCTACGTCCCTGTGAAGGAATATCCtgat tttAACTTTGTCGGGAGGATTCTGGGTCCTCGCGGTCTGACGGCGAAGCAGCTGGAGGCGGAGACAGGATGTAAGATCATGGTGCGAGGGAAAGGATCCATGAGAGACAAGAAGAAG GAGGAGCAGAACCGAGGGAAGCCGAACTGGGAGCACCTGAACGAGGATCTCCATGTCCTCATCACGGTGGAAGACGCTCAGAACCGAGCGGAGATCAAACTCAAACGAGCCGTGGAGGAAGTCAACAAGCTGCTGGTGCCCGCG GCGGAGGGCGAGGACAGTCTGAAGAAGATGCAGCTGATGGAGTTAGCGATCCTGAACGGGACGTACAGAGACGCCAACATCAAACCAT cctccctTGCCTTCTCTCTTGCAGCTTCCTCTCAGACTCCTCGTGTCCTCTCTGGCCCCGGCCCGGTCCTTGCCCCGCCCACCACCCTGCGTACACCCGCCCCTGCAGGCCCCGCCCTCATGCCGCTGATTCGTCAGATCCAGACGGTCCTGCCCAATGGGACGCCTCACCCGGGCGTGTCGGCTCTGATGCCGCCGGGCGCTGAGTCAGGTCTGATCTACGCCACACCGTACGACTACCCGTATGCTCTGGCGGCCCCGGCCTCCATCTTGGAGTACCCCCTGGACTCTGGGGGGGTGTTAGGTAAGCCCGCCCCCCCCTGCTCCTGCGACTGCTCCCCCACGCCTCACCACCACCCCCATGGCCAGTGGAGCCCCGCCCCCACGCTGCTCCTCAGACACGCCTCCTGA
- the LOC121911218 gene encoding protein quaking-like isoform X4, with protein sequence MYNDTLNGSERSSELPDAVGPIVQLQEKLYVPVKEYPDFNFVGRILGPRGLTAKQLEAETGCKIMVRGKGSMRDKKKEEQNRGKPNWEHLNEDLHVLITVEDAQNRAEIKLKRAVEEVNKLLVPAAEGEDSLKKMQLMELAILNGTYRDANIKPSSLAFSLAASSQTPRVLSGPGPVLAPPTTLRTPAPAGPALMPLIRQIQTVLPNGTPHPGVSALMPPGAESGLIYATPYDYPYALAAPASILEYPLDSGGVLGDSMSSMTVCGVCRLVQVRWPLKFGDESCVSILTKGW encoded by the exons ATGTACAACGACACTCTGAACGGTTCAGAGAGGAGCAGCGAGCTGCCGGACGCCGTCGGTCCCATCGTCCAACTGCAGGAGAAACTCTACGTCCCTGTGAAGGAATATCCtgat tttAACTTTGTCGGGAGGATTCTGGGTCCTCGCGGTCTGACGGCGAAGCAGCTGGAGGCGGAGACAGGATGTAAGATCATGGTGCGAGGGAAAGGATCCATGAGAGACAAGAAGAAG GAGGAGCAGAACCGAGGGAAGCCGAACTGGGAGCACCTGAACGAGGATCTCCATGTCCTCATCACGGTGGAAGACGCTCAGAACCGAGCGGAGATCAAACTCAAACGAGCCGTGGAGGAAGTCAACAAGCTGCTGGTGCCCGCG GCGGAGGGCGAGGACAGTCTGAAGAAGATGCAGCTGATGGAGTTAGCGATCCTGAACGGGACGTACAGAGACGCCAACATCAAACCAT cctccctTGCCTTCTCTCTTGCAGCTTCCTCTCAGACTCCTCGTGTCCTCTCTGGCCCCGGCCCGGTCCTTGCCCCGCCCACCACCCTGCGTACACCCGCCCCTGCAGGCCCCGCCCTCATGCCGCTGATTCGTCAGATCCAGACGGTCCTGCCCAATGGGACGCCTCACCCGGGCGTGTCGGCTCTGATGCCGCCGGGCGCTGAGTCAGGTCTGATCTACGCCACACCGTACGACTACCCGTATGCTCTGGCGGCCCCGGCCTCCATCTTGGAGTACCCCCTGGACTCTGGGGGGGTGTTAG GTGACTCCATGTCTTCCATGACGGTTTGTGGTGTCTGCCGTCTGGTGCAGGTGCGGTGGCCGCTAAAGTTCGGAGACGAGAGCTGCGTGTCCATCCTTACCAAAGGATGGTGA